The following coding sequences are from one Mus pahari chromosome X, PAHARI_EIJ_v1.1, whole genome shotgun sequence window:
- the Tktl1 gene encoding LOW QUALITY PROTEIN: transketolase-like protein 1 (The sequence of the model RefSeq protein was modified relative to this genomic sequence to represent the inferred CDS: deleted 2 bases in 1 codon; substituted 1 base at 1 genomic stop codon), which translates to MSEAEASSGMAHNAGPDEKTLQVLRNMANRLRIRSIRATNSWTTSFQFRVDPRLDPWIYFDIDLRLCRCGKEDFIQWEITVNVATGWPGQGLGAACGMAYTGKYFDQASYRVFCLLGHEESTEGSVWEAFAFASYYNLDNLMAIFDVNLIGHSSSMSVEHCIAIYQKRCEAFGXLCLYSFWNTYVVDGRDVETLCHVFSQAAQVRGKPTAVVAKIFKARGMPNVEDAKSWYGRPMPKERADAIVKLIESQIQTNKILVPSPPIEDSPQINIMNICMASTPVYVADNVSTQRACGLALAKLGHENDRVIVLDSDTKNCNFSDIFKKEHPERFIQCYIAEQNMVNVALGYATRDRIIVFTCTFAAFFTQAFDQIRLGAISQININLIGCHCGVSTGDDNPYHMTLEDLATFRAIPNCVVFYPDDDVSIEHAVYLAANTKKMCFIRTSQAETAVIYTTQETFQIGQAKVVCHSDNDKVIVIGAGVTLNEALVAADELSKEDISIRAIDLFTIKPLDIATIISNAKAIGGRIITVEDHYPEGGIGGAVCVAVSMEPKIVVHQLAVMDVPWSGRCNEALDFSGISSRYIIVAVKCILMT; encoded by the exons ATGTCAGAAGCTGAGGCAAGCAGTGGGATGGCCCACAACGCTGGACCTGATGAGAAGACATTGCAGGTGTTGCGGAACATGGCCAACCGCCTGAGAATCCGTTCCATCAGGGCCACAAACTCCTGGACCACTAG TTTCCAATTTAGGGTAGACCCCAGGCTTGACCCATGGATATATTTTGACATTGATCTGAGACTTTGTAGATGTGGCAAAGAAGATTTCATCCAGTGGG AGATTACCGTTAATGTGGCAACAGGATGGCCTGGACAAGGACTAGGGGCTGCCTGTGGGATGGCATATACTGGAAAGTACTTTGACCAAGCCAG CTACCGGGTGTTCTGTCTTCTGGGGCATGAGGAATCCACAGAAGGCTCTGTTTGGGAGGCATTTGCCTTTGCATCCTACTACAATTTGGACAATCTTATGGCAATCTTTGATGTGAACCTCATTGGACACAGTAGTTCCATGTCTGTTGAGCACTGCATTGCCATCTACCAGAAGCGTTGTGAAGCCTTTGGATAATTATGCCTctattccttt TGGAATACTTATGTGGTGGATGGCCGTGATGTCGAGACCCTATGCCATGTATTCTCACAGGCAGCTCAAGTGAGAGGCAAGCCCACTGCTGTGGTTGCCAAAATCTTCAAGGCCCGAGGCATGCCAA ATGTTGAGGATGCGAAAAGTTGGTATGGGAGGCCAATGCCAAAAGAAAGAGCAGATGCAATTGTCAAATTAATTGAGAGTCAGATACAGACCAACAAAATTCTTGTACCATCACCCCCTATTGAGGACTCGCCTCAAATTAACATCATGAATATATGTATGGCTTCAACCCCTGTTTACGTAGCTGATAAT GTGTCTACTCAAAGAGCATGTGGTTTGGCTCTGGCTAAACTGGGTCATGAAAATGACAGAGTTATTGTACTGGATAGTGACACCAAGAACTGCAATTTTTCTGACATATTCAAGAAAGAACACCCAGAGAGATTCATCCAGTGTTATATTGCTGAACAAAATATG GTAAATGTGGCTCTAGGATATGCCACCCGTGACCGGATCATTGTT TTTACTTGTACCTTCGCTGCCTTTTTCACCCAAGCATTTGATCAGATCCGATTGGGAGCCATCTCTCAAATCAACATCAACCTTATTGGTTGTCACTGCGGGGTATCTACTG gtGATGACAATCCCTACCATATGACCCTGGAAGACCTGGCCACGTTCCGAGCAATTCCTAATTGTGTTGTTTTCTATCCAGATGATGACGTCTCCATAGAACATGCTGTTTACTTAGCAGCCAATACTAAG AAAATGTGCTTTATTCGTACCAGCCAAGCAGAAACTGCAGTTATTTACACCACTCAAGAAACCTTTCAGATTGGACAGGCCAAG GTTGTCTGCCATAGTGACAATGACAAGGTCATAGTTATTGGAGCAGGAGTCACTCTGAATGAAGCTCTAGTAGCTGCTGATGAGCTCTCTAAGGAAG ATATCTCTATCCGTGCCATTGACTTGTTTACCATTAAACCTCTGGACATTGCCACCATCATTTCCAATGCAAAAGCCATAGGTGGCCGAATTATCACTGTGGAAGATCACTATCCAGAAG GTGGCATTGGAGGAGCTGTCTGTGTAGCAGTCTCTATGGAGCCTAAGATTGTAGTTCATCAGCTAGCAGTAATGGATGTGCCTTGGAGTGGAAGATGCAATGAAGCACTAGATTTTTCTGGAATCAGTTCCAGATACATCATTGTGGCTGTGAAATGCATCTTAATGACCTAA